CATCGACGACAACCGCATTGTCGAGCGAGCCGCCCCGGGCGAAGCCGGCCTTGACCATCGCCTGCACTTCATGCAGGAAACCGAAGGTGCGGGCGCGGCAGATATCCGCCTTGAAGGCGGGGCCGGAAACATCCAAGCTGAGACCCTGGCGGCCAATGGCGGCGCTGTCGAATTCGATGTCGAGGGTGATGGAAAACCCGTTATAGGATTCCAGCGATGCGACGCTGTCGCCGTCACGCACCGTTACCGGACGCAACACCCGGATCATGCGCCGGGGAAAGTCCTGCTCGACGATGCCGGCCTGTTCGATCAGCGCGACAAACGGTTCCGCGCTACCGTCCATGATCGGAATTTCGGGACCGTTCACTTCGATGACGGCATTGTCTATTGCACAGCCCGCCAGCGCGGCCATGAGGTGTTCGACCGTCGCAATAAGCACTCCGTGTTCGTTGACAAGGGTCGTGCAGAGCTCGGTCGCTCCGATAAAATCGCAATGCGCGGGAATGACGCTCACCGTAGCCGGCACATCCGTGCGGCGGAACAGGATACCGCTTTCCGGCGCCGCCGGGTGTATCGCCAGCGAAACAGGGACCCCGCCATGCAGGCTGATACCGGAACATCGTACGCTGCTTCTCAAGCTTCGCTGCCAGAAAGAATCTACCAGCCTTGTTATTTTCTCCATTACTCGGGAGACCCCTCTCGCCGGACGCCGGCCAATCATTACCGGCTATTGGTTACCGGTTTGATCGGTCAGCGTTTTTTTAACGCATTAACCTGATTGCAGGTGTAACAACCGACCCAGTCGAGCTCAAATCACTCTTTGTTACCAATTGTTACGTAGCCGCGTTGTCTGCGCGGCTACGTAACATTCTGATATTACGCCGGTTTTAGCAGGGGCCTCAGTTTGCCTGACGACGCAGGAAAGCCGGTATCTCCAGCATTTCCTCTTCCGCCGCCGAGGTGCTGGGAGAACTGGACGAATCGAGCCCGCTCAGGCTGGCCTGACCGCCTGTCTCCTGTGGCCGCGTCGTGGGCGCGGGACGCGCCGGACCGGCGGCTTTCGGCGCAAGACGCGGTTCTTCAGCCTGCGGCTTCTGCGGCCGCCCGCTGCCCGTCATGCGTTCGAAAAGGGACAACCCCCGGCGGCGTTCCTTCGGCGGCTCGCTGCGGGCGTTTTCCATCGCCGCCGCGGCAAAAGGCTCCGCTTTCCCCCGGCTGCTGTTTGCGTCGCCCGGGCGTGCCGGACGCGGCGGGATGAATGCCGGACGATCCGACACCGCTGCTTTCGGGGCCAGCGGCTCGGGGACGGGTTCCGGCTCCCGCGCGACAGCCTGGACGACTTCGTTTTCCCGGGCGGTGGCGATTGCCGGCTCTTCTTCGGAATGTCCGGTTTCGACCCGCTGCGGTTCCATTTCCGTTTCCGGTTCCGGTTCCATAGCGACTTCGACAATCTGTTCCGGTTCCGCGACGTTTTCCACCGGTTCGGCAGCGACGCTGACGGCCGGCTTGGCGACGGCGCGGGACAGGCCGACAGGTAGCGGCCGGTAGTCGGACTGTTCGACCGCTTCAATACCTGTCGCAACCACGGATACCCGGATAATCCCTTCAATGGATTCGTCAAAGGTCGACCCGAAAATGATATTGGCGTCGGGATCGACTTCGTCGCGGATCCGGTTTGCGGCCTCGTCGACTTCGAAGAGGGTCATGTCCGGCCCGCCGGTGATGTTGATGAGCACGCCTCTCGCGCCTTTCATCGTCACATCGTCCAGCAGCGGGTTTGAAATGGCCCGTTCGGCGGCTTCGGTGGCGCGCTTGTCGCCTTCCGCTTCGCCAGTGCCCATCATGGCCTTGCCCATCTCGCTCATAACCGTGCGAATATCGGCAAAGTCGAGATTGATGAGGCCCGGCATGACCATCAGGTCGGTCACGCCGCGAACGCCCGAATGCAGCACGTCATCGGCCATGTTGAACGCATCCGCAAAGGTTGTCTTCTCATTGGCGATGCGGAACAGGTTCTGGTTGGGGATGATGATCAGCGTGTCGACGAACTGCTGCAGTTCCTCGATTCCGGCTTCCGCGATCTTCATCCGGCGGTTGCCTTCGAACTGGAACGGTTTCGTGACCACCCCGACTGTCAGAATGCCCTGTTCCCGGGCCGCCCTGGCAATAACGGGCGCCGCGCCGGTGCCCGTGCCGCCGCCCATGCCGGCCGCGATGAACACCATATGGGTGCCGTTGAGGTGATGCTGGATTTCGTCCAGCGCCTCTTCGGCCGCTGCGGCGCCTATTTCGGGCCGCGAGCCCGCACCCAGCCCCTCGGTCGTGCTCAGACCCATCTGGATCTTGCGTTCGGCGAGGGAATGGCTCAGGGCCTGTGAATCCGTATTACAGACGACAAAGTCGACTCCTTCGAGATTCGAGCGAATCATGTTGTTGACGGCGTTGCCTCCAGCGCCGCCGACACCCACGACGAGGATACTCGGACTCAAGATGGTTTCCGACTTTGGCATGCTGAGGTTTATTGTCATGAGATCTGCCTCCAGGATACCGGTTATAATATCAGAATGTTCCGGCGAATGCCGGGATATTCCCGCGTCGTCGAGACGCCGCGAGGAATTTCGTTGCGGGGGGCCGCGATTCTAGAAATGTTCACGGAACCACCCTCCAAAACGGCCGAACGGGCCGCGATATGACTTGATGACCCCGGCTTCCGCCGGCCTGATTTCGCCGCGATCGTCGGCGGCGTAGGTCAGCAGCCCCGCAGCCGTCGCAAAGGCGGGCCCACCGGTCGCTTCCGCGAGCCCGGCGATTCGCATCGGCCGGCCCAACCGGACCTGTTTGTCCAGGATCTGGCTGGCGAGGAGCCGGACATCATTGATCTGGCTGGCGCCGCCCGTCAGGACCACCCGGCGACCGGCCAGCTTGTCAAAGCCGCTCAGTTCGAGTCGTTCTCGGACGAGTTCAAAGGTCTCTTCCAGTCGGGGTGCTATTATGCTGACGATGAAGGATTTCGGGACACGGTTGACGGTGCCTTCTTCTTCCTCGCCGATTTGCGGCGCATCGACGATGTCGCGTTCGTCGTTCGGTGACGACAGTGCGCTGCCGTAAAGTGTCTTCAGCCGTTCGGCGTGACTTAGCGGGGTGGACAGGCCGCGGGCGATGTCGTTGGTGACATGCGTGCCGCCGACCGGAATCGTATCCGTAAAGGCCAGCGTGCCATCGTAGAAGACGGCTACGGAGGTCGTGCCGCCGCCCATGTCGATGACCGTGACGCCGAGATCCGTTTCGTCTTCGACCAGGCACGACAACCCCGAGGCATAGGCGCTGACAACATGGCCGCGGACGTTCAGGTGGCATCGGCCGATGCAGGTATTGAGGTTCTGGATGGCGCTGGCGGCGACGGAAACAGTTCGTACCTGTACGCCCAGCTTTTGCCCGGACAATCCGCGCGGATCGCGGATGCCGTTCGAGCCGTCAATCTTGTACCCTGCCGGGATGGCATGCACGAGCGCGCGTTCATTACCGGTGTCGCGCAGGCGGTTTTCGTTGAACAGGCGGCGCATTTCGCCGTCACCGATGGCGCCGCTCTCAATCGTGGTTTCCAGAATCATCTGGCCGCTTTCGGGGTGGCCGCAGCTGACATTGACGAAGACGTCGCGAATCTGTTCGCCTGCCATCTGTTCCGCCGCATAAACGGCGCTGATCACCGAATGCTGGGCTTCTTCCATATTGACGATCGTACCCGCCTTGAGTCCCCGGCTGGCGTGATGGCCGATTCCAGTCACGCGAACGCGATCGTTTTCGTCGATTTCCGCGACGAAGCAGCAGATCTTGCTGGTGCCGATGTCCAGCGCTGTAATCAGTTCCTTGCGGGCCAAGACCTGTTTTCCTTTCCTTTGGTCCGGTTACGCGAAAATTGCGTCTTCATGTGCTGTCTCCACGGTCCCGCTGTTGAACGATCAGGCGGTCGCGGATACGCAGATCGACGACCGAAATGTTCCGGCTTAAGATTTTGCTGTCGCGGTCCAGGGTAACCAGCCGCGACCAGGCGGCCTGCGGATCGGATTCCGGAAGGTGGATATCGATGCCGTCGTCGAGCTGAAGGTTCCAGCGCCGGTTGCCAACCCAGATGCCGGCCCGCACCCTCTGCATCAGGTGCGGCGCGCTTGTCAGCATGTCGAGAAGCGCCGGCGCGTGCTTCGGCGCGGCTTCGCCGATGATGACCTTCAGATGCGTATAGCGTTCCAGCCCCTCTGCGCCGATGACTTCGCCGTGGGGATCGACCAGGACAAATTGTCCGTTGCGCTGCCAGATCGCCATCGCGGTACGCTCCTTGATGCTGACATACAGGGTCCCCGGCAGCCGCCGCTGGACAACCGCATCCGCAACCCAGCCCAGCGCGCGCAGACGGCTTCTGATCGCTTCGGTATCGATGGTGAGGATCGGGTCGTTCTGTCGAACCCCGATTGCATTCAGCAACTGGGCGCGGGTCGTTTCGGTGCGGCCCTCGACAAGGATCTCGTCGACCGAAAGACCGGCGCGGACAGAGGCTTCGGTTGCGGAGACGATGAGATGATCCGTCAGTCGCGCCACCATACCGGATGACCACGCCCAATAGGCGCCGCTGCCGGCGCCGCCTATGAGAAGCAAAAAGCCGGCGGCATGCAGCGCGGGACGGCGCCAGCGCGGCGCGACGCGCCGGCGTTGCGCCTTCCGGTTTATCTTCCCGCGCGGCGACTTTTCCTGGCCGCGCCAGAGGCCCAGGGTGGAAATCAGCTGTCGCATGCGGCGTTCTCCACCATCCATGTGACCAGCTCGCCGAACGGCATGCCTGCATGGGCGGCCTGTTCGGGAACGAGCGACAGCGGCGTCATGCCCGGCTGGGTATTCAGTTCCAGCATGTAGAGCTGCCCCGGTTCGCCCGCCGTGTCGTCGTAACGGAAATCCGAACGGCTGACGCCCTGGCATCCCAGGGTGCGGTGCGCCGTGACGGCGTATTCCATGGCCAGACGGGCGACGTCATCGGGAATCGGCGCCGGGCAGAGATGAACGGTCTTCCCTTCGGTATATTTCGACTCGTAGTCGTAGAACCCGGTCAGCGGCCGCAACTCCGTTACCCCCAGCGCCCTGTCGCCCATTACGGCGACGGTCAACTCGCGGCCGGGGATGAATGTCTCGACAAGCGCCGTATCGCCGAAGGGCCATTCACGGGTTGGAACCCGGTTGTCGCCGGGTCGAACGATGTACACGCCGACACTCGACCCTTCGTCATTCGGCTTGATCACATAGGGCGGTTCAAGGTCGGTGCAGGCGCTGATCTGATCCAGCGTCATGACCCGGCCGTCGGGACAGGGAATTCCCTTCGCGCCGAACAGGATCTTCGCCTTCTGCTTGTCCATGGCGACGGCGGAGGCGAGGACGCCGGAATGGGTGTAGGGAATGCCGAGAAGATCCAGCAGCCCCTGTATCTTGCCGTCCTCGCCATGGCGGCCGTGCAAGGCGTTGAAAACGACATCCGGCTTTTGCGTTATCAGGGCGGCGATCATGGCCTGGATGTCGCCGGTGACATCGATGCAGGCGATCCGGAAGCCGCATTTACGCAACGCGTCGGCACAGGCCTTGCCGGTGACAAGCGATACCTCCCGCTCTGCCGACGTGCCGCCCATCAAAACCGCAACGGATTTCTTCATGCCGCACCGCCATTGGCCGTATGGCCTGGAATGACCGAAGCCGGCTGGCCGATGCGCTGGATTTCCCATTCCAGCAGAACACCGGAATTATCCTGAACCCGTTGCCGGACAGTCTCGCCCAGCACCTCGATATCGGCGGCGCATGCCGCACCGGTATTGATCAGGAAGTTGCAATGCTGCTCGGATACCTGCGCACCGCCGATGCGTAATCCCCGGCAACCTGCCTGGTCGATCAGTTCCCAGGCCTTGATTCCCTCCGGATTCTTGAAGGTGGAGCCGCCAGTCTGGGTGCGCACCGGCTGGGTTTGCGTCCGCGCTTCGGAAATTTCCGCCATGCGGGCCGCGATAGCGTCCCTGTCGCCGGGGGCAATCCGAAGCTCGGCACGGACAAAGACCCAGTCATCCGGCACCTGGCTGTGACGGTATGAGAATCCCATCGCTTCGCAGCTCAGGACATTCAGGACGCCGGCGGGATCGATCGCCCGGGTGCGGATGACGACATCCCGGGTTTCCCGCTGATAGGCGCCGGCATTCATACGCAGGATGCCGCCGACGGAGCCGGGAATGCCCGACAGGAATTCCAGGCCCGCGAATCCTTCGCGCTGTGCCGTGCGCGCCACGTTAATCGCCAGCGCCGCGGCGCCTGCCGCAATGGTCTCTTCCTCGATTGAAATGCGCGAAAACGCCCGCCCAAGCCGGATCACCACGCCGGGCACGCCGCCATCCCGGACAAGCAGATTGGAGCCGACGCCGATAATCGTGACCGGGATATCGCGCGGCTTCTCGGCGAGAAAATACCGCAGGTCATATTCGTCCGCGGGTTCGAACATGACCTCCGCCGGGCCGCCGACCTTGAACCAGACGATTCGCGACAGCGGATAGTTTTCCCTGTAGGCGCCGCGAATTTGCGGCAGACGGTCAACAAGTCTCGGATTGCCGGTCATGACATTCATTGCCCCGTCTCCGCCGGCGCGTCCGACAGCTGACGTAAAGCGCCGGGCAGGTCATTGGCCCAGTTGCTGATCGATCCGGCGCCGAGACAGACCACAAGGTCGCCCGGCGCGGCCATTTCGCGGACCAGCGCGGGCAGATCGGCAGGATCGTCCAGCGGCGAAACCTGACGGTGTCCGTGGGTGCGCAATCCCTGGATCAGCGCATCGCGGTTGATTCCTTCGATCGGCGCCTCACCGGCCGGGTATACATTGGCGACGATAACCGAGTCCGCATCGTTGAAGCAGGCGCAGAATTCCTCGAACAGATCCTTCAGGCGGGAATAGCGGTGGGGCTGGACCACGGCGATGACACGGCGACGGGTCACCGCGCGCGCGGCTTTCAGGACCGCCGCGATTTCCACCGGGTGATGGCCGTAGTCGTCGATTATGGTGACGCCTCCGGTTTCGCCCGTTTTCGTGAAACGCCGCTTTACGCCGCTGAAATCCTTCAGCCCGCGCGCGATTGCTTCGTCACTGATCCCCATCTCGTTCGCGACGGCGATGGCGGCCAGGGCGTTCAGCATGTTGTAGGCGCCGAACATCGGCAGTTCGATCCTCTTCAGCACACGGGCCCGGTCGTCGCGCGAATCGATCACGACATCGAAGGTGACGCCGGCGGGACCTGTTTGCAGATTTTCGCCGCGGATTTCCGCCTGCGGGTTTGTGCCATAGGTCACAAGCCGACGGCTGCTGATCTGACCGATCAGCGTCTGCACGTCGGAATCGTCAATGCACAGCGCGGCGAATCCGTAGAAGGGTATGTTCTGCACGAAGGTTCGGAACGCTTCCTTCTCCGCATCGAAACCGCCATAGAAATCAAGGTGCTCCGGATCCATATTGGTCACGATGGCGATGGTTGCCGGCAGTTTGGTGAAGGTGCCGTCGGATTCGTCCGCTTCCACGACCATCCAGTCGCCATCGCCCAGGCGCGCATTGGTGCCGTAGGCGTTGATGATGCCGCCATTGATGACGGTCGGGTCCAGTTCCGCTGCTTCAAGCAGGGCGGCGACCATCGAAGTGGTTGTGGTCTTGCCATGGGTGCCGCCGATGGCGATCGACCATTTCAGGCGCATCAGTTCACCCAGCATTTCCGCGCGGCGGACAACCGGAATCATGCGCGCCAGCGCCTCGGTCATTTCGGGGTTTTCCGGCCTGATGGCCGACGAGACCACGACGACCTGCGCATCCGTGACATTGTCCGCCGCGTGGCCGACAATGACCTGAATGCCGAGTTTGCGCAGTCGGGCGACATTGGCGCCTTCCGCGACATCGCTGCCCTGCACCTGATAACCGAGGTTATGCAGGATCTCGGCGATCCCGGACATGCCGATGCCGCCAATACCGATGAAGTGAATCAGGCCGATGGACAGGGGCATCGCTCTCATGCGGCTTCCTCCCGCAGCGTGGCATGCGCGCCGTTTCCGTTTTCTCTGATGACGCCCAGGACCAGGTTTGCCAGCCGCTCGGCGGCTTCCGGCATTCCGGAACGCGCCGCGCAGCGCGCAGCCATTTCCAGCGTCGAGCTTACGGAAAAAAGCGATTTCAGCCGGTCGGACAGGACCGTTGGCGTAAAATCGCTGTCCGGAATCATCCAGGCGCCGCCGGAATCGCAAAACCGCGCCGCGTTCGCCGTCTGGTGATCGTCGATGGCGTGCGGATAGGGCACCAGTATGGCCGGCCGGCCGGCACAGGACAGTTCGGCCGTCGTGGATGCGCCGGCGCGGCAGATCACCAGATGCGCCTCGCTGAGGCGTCCGGGGATGTCGTTGAAGAACGGCGCAAGGACAGCTTCCGTCTCCGTCCGCGCATAGGCGGCCCGGACGGAATCGATATCCTCCCGGCGGCATTGCTGGGTAATGCGGATTCGCCTGCGCAAACCGTCCGGCAGGGCCGCCAGCGCCTCGGGAACGACTTTTGAAAAAATCGACGCGCCCTGGCTGCCACCCGTGACGAGCATATGGATCGGCGATTCCGCATCCAGCGGCGGATACGGATTGTTCCGGATCGCCAGAATTTCGGGTCGGACAGGATTCCCCGTCCAGACGGTTCGTTCCAGATCCGCATCGCGCAGGAATGCCGTGGTCTTGAAGGCGGTAGCGATCCGGCTGGCACGTGGCGCGAGCACGCGATTGGCGCGGCCCAGAACGGCATTCTGTTCGTGGATCACCGTCTTGATCTTCAGGTGCGAAGCCGCCAGCATGGTCGGAATTGTCGGGTATCCGCCGAAGCCGACAACCACATCCGGTTTCATGTCGCGAAGCAGGTTCCGCGACTGGAAAAAGCCGATCGCGAGCCGGAACAGGGCGACACCTTTCGTAAGGGGGCCGCGCCCGCTGATGCCGGCGGCCTGGATAAAGCGGGTTTCAACGCCGGCGAATGATTCGCCGTAGGAATTGCCGCGCCGGTCCGTGATCAGGGCCAGCCTGTGACCCTGCGCCAACAGGTTTTCGGCCAGCGCCTGGGCGGGAAAAACATGGCCGCCCGTACCGCCGCTGGACAGGATGATCAGCTTGCCGTCTGCAGTCATCGCTGGCTCCCCGGACGGCGGCGGGTCAGCGCCAGCAGCATTCCCATGCCGAGGCCGAGCGCCAGGAGCGACGATCCGCCATAGGAAATGAAGGGTAGGGTCATGCCCTTGGTCGGCATCAGGTTGACGGTCGAGGCCATGTTGATGATGGCCTGCAGGGCGAACTGCACGATCAGGCCGGTTGCCGCCAGCACGATGAAAAGATCCGTATCCGCCAGCACCCGGACGAGGCCGCGCAGGATGATAAAGACGAACAGGGCGATTATGATGAAACAGGCCAGCAGGCCGAATTCCTCGCCGGCGACAGCAAAAATGAAATCGGCATGGGCGTCGGGCAGAAACGCTTTTGCCGTTCCCTCGCCGGCGCCGCGGCCCAGCAACCCGCCATTCAGGAACGCCTCCATCGCCCGGTCGATCTGGTAACTGTCTCCCGAGGCCGGATCGAGGAACCGGTCGATCCGGCTGCTGACATGGGGAAAGACGAAATAGGCGACAACCATCGCCAGGATTCCGGCAATGCCGATCATAAAGACCCAGCTCATCGAAAGCCCGGCCAGAAACCACTGGATAAACCAGATGGCGGTCACGACGATGGCCTGCCCGATATCGGGTTGCGCCAGCAACAGCGAGAGCACGATCAGATAGAGGACGCAGGATATCAGGTAGCCGGGAATATCCTCGCCGAGGCGGCGGGCCGAAAACATCCAGGCCGCGACGACGGCAAAGGTCGGCTTGATGAATTCCGAGGGTTGCAGCGAAAAGCCCGCAATGATCAGCCAGCGCTGCGAACCCTTGATTTCCGGGCCGACAAGCAGCGTCAGGATCAGCAGGCCGATCGTGCCGGCGAAGGCGATGGCGCCGACCCGCCGGATATTGCGCGGTTCCAGCAGGGAGACCGCGATCATCAACGCGATGGCGGGCACGATCATCAACGCCTGCCGACGCACGAAATACAGCGAATCCAGGCCAATCCGCTCCGCAACCGGCGGGCTCGCCGCGACGGTGAGGACGAGGCCGAATGCGGTCAGCAGGCCGAAGCCCAGCAATGTCCAGTGATCGACGGTCCACCACCAACGGCCCAGGATTGAGGTGTCGTCGCGCGCGATCGGCCTCATGGCGCCGCCTCCCCGGTCGTGGAGAGGCGCCGGACAAGGCGACCGAATTCACGGCCGCGTTCCTCGAAATTGGGAAACTGGTCGAAGGAGGCGCAGGCCGGCGACAGCAGGACCACCGCATCTTCCGGATGTTCCGAACTAACCGCCGCGTGGGCATCCTGTACTGCCTGCGCCAGGGTGCCTGAAACTTGCGTATCGATTTTGTCAGACAGCGCCGTATTGAACGCTTCCGCGGCCTCGCCAATCAGATAGGCGCGCCGGATGCGCGGCAGGAAGGGGGCTATGGCTTCCAGCCCGCCTTCCTTTGGCTTGCCGCCCGCGATCCAGTAAATCACGGGATAACTGCCAAGCGCCTTGGCGGCGGCTTCCGGGTTGGTCGCCTTGCTGTCGTTGACGTAGCGGACGCCGGCGATTGTGGCGACCAGTTCCTGGCGATGCGGCAGGCCGGGATAGCTGCGAATGCCGGCCACGATATCCGCGCGGGCCAATCCGGCAGCCTGTGTCGCCGCATAGGCGGCGGCGGCATTCTGCGCATTGTGCGATCCCGGAAGCGTCTGGACATCGCCCAGATCCATGACAGCGACCCGTTCGCCGGCGACGTCGTCATACAGGATGCCGTCTTCGGCATAGACGCCGCCATCGGTTTTCCGGCTGCCGGAAACCGCGATGACCGTCACCGCGGGATTGTCCCGCAATACGTCACAGGTGGCGGCGCTGTCCGGATCGTCGACCCCGACAATGGCGGTGCCGCGGCAATGCTGAAAAATCCGCCGTTTGGCCGCTTTGTAGCCTTCCATGCCGCCGTGGCGGTCAAGATGATCCGGCGTGATATTGAGCAGAATCGCGATATCGAACGCCGCCGATGGCATCAGTTCAAGCTGGAAGGACGACAGTTCCAGCACATAGGTGCCGGATTGGCCCAGAGAGGCCAGGTCGAGTGCCGGCGTGCCCAGGTTGCCGCCGACCTGGACCGGTTGTTTCGCGGTTTCCAGGATGTGACCGATCAGGGCCGTCGTCGTCGATTTCCCATTGGTTCCGGTGATACCGATATAGCGTGCATCCCGTTCGGCGCGGGCCAGCAGTTCGATATCGCCGACGATTTCGGTGCCCTGCGCCCGGGCGCGCGCCGCAACCGGGTGGGGTGCGGGGAAGGTGTGGGGAATGCCGGGGCTGAGCACCAGCGAGTCGACATCCTTCCACAACCCGTTGGTCAGGCTGGTGACCGTTATGCCGGCGGCTTCGGCCTCGGCGCGACGATCGCTGCTGTCATCCCAGGCATATACCTGCGCGCCGCTGGCCAGCAGCGCCCTGGCGGTGGACAGGCCGGATTTGCCCAGCCCCATGACCGCGATGGTTTTGCCTGATGTGGAAGGAATCCGGATCATCGCGCCTACCTCAGCTTCAGTGTGGAGAGGCCGACAAGGGCGAGAACGATGGCGATAATCCAGAACCGGATGACGATGGTCGATTCGGCCCATCCCTTCTTTTCGAAGTGATGGTGCAGCGGCGCCATGGCGAAGACCCGCTTGCCGGTCAGCCTGAACGACGCGACCTGCACGATGACCGAGACTGTCTCCAGGACAAACAGGCCGCCGACAATGGCCAGTACGATTTCATGCTTGGTCACGACGCTGATCGCGCCGAGCGCGCCGCCGACCGCGAGCGACCCCGTATCGCCCATGAAGACCATGGCGGGCGGGGCGTTGAACCACAGGAAACCCAGGCTTGCACCGACCATCGCGCCCGCGAACACGGCGAGTTCGCCGGCGCCGGCGATGTAATGGATTTGCAGGTAGTTCGAATAAACCGTGCTGCCCACCAGATAGGCGATAAATCCGAAACAGCCGGCGGCGATCATCACGGGCACGATGGCCAGCCCGTCCAGCCCGTCGGTCAGGTTGACGGAATTGGAGGCGCCGATCATCACGAAGGCGGCGAAGGGAACGAAGACCCAGCCGAGATTGATCAGAACGCTTTTGAAGAACGGCACGACCAGGGCATCGTTCAGCGGCGGCTGCGTCAGTTGCAGGACCCAGATTGCGGCGGCGACGGAAATCAGCAACTGAAACAGCAGCTTCAACCTGCCGGATAGGCCCTTTGAATTTTTGCGCGACAGCTTCAGATAATCGTCGGCAAAGCCCACCGCGCCGAATCCGATCGTGACGAACAGGACAATCCAGACATAGACGTTGCTGGAATCGGCCCAGAGGATGGTGCTGATCGTGATCGACAGCAGGATCAGGAAGCCGCCCATCGTCGGCGTGCCGATTTTTTTCAGATGGGTATCCGGAACGTCTTCGCGGATGTTGTTGGCCGCCCGCTGCCGGCTTTTCAGCCAGTTGATGACTCTGGGCCCGAACAGGAAGCTGATGATCAGCGCGGTCATGATCGCGCCGCCGGTCCGGAATGTCAGATAGCGGAACAGGTTGAACGCCAGAAAATCTTCCGAGAACGGCACGAGGAAATTGTAGAGCATCGCCTAGCGCCCTCCTGCCATTGCTTCGGCATCGGCATCGCGATCCAGCGCCGCCAGCGCCGCAACGACCGGCGCCATATTGCTGCCAAATGACCCCTTGACCATCACGACGTCGCCGGGACGGATCGCATCGCGGACAATCGGCAGGATCGCGGCGCTGTCGCTGCCATGCGCGGCGCACCGG
Above is a genomic segment from Alphaproteobacteria bacterium containing:
- the mraY gene encoding phospho-N-acetylmuramoyl-pentapeptide-transferase, producing the protein MLYNFLVPFSEDFLAFNLFRYLTFRTGGAIMTALIISFLFGPRVINWLKSRQRAANNIREDVPDTHLKKIGTPTMGGFLILLSITISTILWADSSNVYVWIVLFVTIGFGAVGFADDYLKLSRKNSKGLSGRLKLLFQLLISVAAAIWVLQLTQPPLNDALVVPFFKSVLINLGWVFVPFAAFVMIGASNSVNLTDGLDGLAIVPVMIAAGCFGFIAYLVGSTVYSNYLQIHYIAGAGELAVFAGAMVGASLGFLWFNAPPAMVFMGDTGSLAVGGALGAISVVTKHEIVLAIVGGLFVLETVSVIVQVASFRLTGKRVFAMAPLHHHFEKKGWAESTIVIRFWIIAIVLALVGLSTLKLR
- a CDS encoding putative peptidoglycan glycosyltransferase FtsW, giving the protein MRPIARDDTSILGRWWWTVDHWTLLGFGLLTAFGLVLTVAASPPVAERIGLDSLYFVRRQALMIVPAIALMIAVSLLEPRNIRRVGAIAFAGTIGLLILTLLVGPEIKGSQRWLIIAGFSLQPSEFIKPTFAVVAAWMFSARRLGEDIPGYLISCVLYLIVLSLLLAQPDIGQAIVVTAIWFIQWFLAGLSMSWVFMIGIAGILAMVVAYFVFPHVSSRIDRFLDPASGDSYQIDRAMEAFLNGGLLGRGAGEGTAKAFLPDAHADFIFAVAGEEFGLLACFIIIALFVFIILRGLVRVLADTDLFIVLAATGLIVQFALQAIINMASTVNLMPTKGMTLPFISYGGSSLLALGLGMGMLLALTRRRPGSQR
- the murG gene encoding undecaprenyldiphospho-muramoylpentapeptide beta-N-acetylglucosaminyltransferase encodes the protein MTADGKLIILSSGGTGGHVFPAQALAENLLAQGHRLALITDRRGNSYGESFAGVETRFIQAAGISGRGPLTKGVALFRLAIGFFQSRNLLRDMKPDVVVGFGGYPTIPTMLAASHLKIKTVIHEQNAVLGRANRVLAPRASRIATAFKTTAFLRDADLERTVWTGNPVRPEILAIRNNPYPPLDAESPIHMLVTGGSQGASIFSKVVPEALAALPDGLRRRIRITQQCRREDIDSVRAAYARTETEAVLAPFFNDIPGRLSEAHLVICRAGASTTAELSCAGRPAILVPYPHAIDDHQTANAARFCDSGGAWMIPDSDFTPTVLSDRLKSLFSVSSTLEMAARCAARSGMPEAAERLANLVLGVIRENGNGAHATLREEAA
- the murD gene encoding UDP-N-acetylmuramoyl-L-alanine--D-glutamate ligase, giving the protein MIRIPSTSGKTIAVMGLGKSGLSTARALLASGAQVYAWDDSSDRRAEAEAAGITVTSLTNGLWKDVDSLVLSPGIPHTFPAPHPVAARARAQGTEIVGDIELLARAERDARYIGITGTNGKSTTTALIGHILETAKQPVQVGGNLGTPALDLASLGQSGTYVLELSSFQLELMPSAAFDIAILLNITPDHLDRHGGMEGYKAAKRRIFQHCRGTAIVGVDDPDSAATCDVLRDNPAVTVIAVSGSRKTDGGVYAEDGILYDDVAGERVAVMDLGDVQTLPGSHNAQNAAAAYAATQAAGLARADIVAGIRSYPGLPHRQELVATIAGVRYVNDSKATNPEAAAKALGSYPVIYWIAGGKPKEGGLEAIAPFLPRIRRAYLIGEAAEAFNTALSDKIDTQVSGTLAQAVQDAHAAVSSEHPEDAVVLLSPACASFDQFPNFEERGREFGRLVRRLSTTGEAAP